tttatttatatgggggattaggaaataaaataataatgtataaataataaatacaatattGGTAATTCATACCAAAGGAATATGCTATAAAATTGtgtatttttacataatataatttccaatttttaggaaaatgcaatttttttgtcttttcTCCATAAGtatgtatttttgtttaagcatatatttatgagtacaaacatttttaaaggGAAAGTGTTgcatatgaatatatatataagaaaattattgaaaaaaaaaattatttagttTAAGGGGGtggtattatattatatttttttggaagGCTTTATTCATGTTAGCCAAAAGAAGAGATCGAGGATCTggaatttctttttttctttttaaattattatttgtttgaaaagaattatctttattttttagtagctttcttttttcttgaTTTGTAGAGGAGTCATTATCACATGTTATGCTTTTTAGAAGGGTTAATCTTTTCTTcctattaattattaagtgaaaaataaaagaaaaagcggtataatatttaaggGGAATATATAGGTTGTTTTCAagattgtatattttatttatgtacgtacatattttttgaaacatTGTCTTTGGCTATAAGATGGGTTAACGAATTTCGTGAAAACTTGAAAGAGTAATCAAATCGCTCATTGCTATAATGCTATAGTTAagtatatagaaaaaaaagtaaataaagtatgtaaaaatatgacaTGATTTTCtaagtataatattatttattatatttatttttacgtAAGGGTTAAAATCGTCAactaaaattaaaaagttcATAATGTCTTTTAGTTTGCTATCTTCagttttttcatttgtgATTGTATCACATGTATAGGATTCCTCAATATTAAGAGAATAAGTTTCCTGTGTTGACAATCccttaataatatttacaaaataaaaaaaaaattaataggGTTAAAATAGCTAGTTGCACacacataaatatgcataatgaattaaataaatatgaacatgCAGGTAAAACTGaagtaataaaatgatgaaataattaaaaaaaaaaaaattcaaataatttttgtgtGTGCAAAACTTACATGCAAACATAAGTTCGTTGGTGTTTCGTCCTTAATCATAGGTGTTGCTACCCACAAAAATCGAACTTGTTGTTCACtataaaaaagagaaaatagTCATAATGACATTTTAAttcgttttattttaatatactattttttatattatgtttttatattatatttgttacTGTGTTTTTAGATCAATAGGATTTATATTAGATCTTAAAATTAGCACTTGGTCCTGTAATTATGTTTGCATAATAAagtgaattattattttgcattaaattagaaaaaaatatgccataacataatttttttgttataagCATAATCAgtttaaatgaatatacatGTTTGGAAAcgttttttacattttcgTATAATTCTTTTGCTAAGGAGCTCATCGAAactaaattttgtttataagaaaaatcgctgcttaaaaaaataggtaTTCCGTAaatctaaaaaataaaaattaaaatacgCGTTTAATGAATAAGCAAAATAATTAActgaaataatataatgtgTAGACAGGTATAAAATCGTATGAACAGGTCatacattatatttatgttgcataaaaaaattgtaatgcACTAATTTAACCATGTGTTGAGATATTCCATCCTTTAAGGCTCGTGCCCTTACATCAAACTCAACAATGAAATTTCTCAATCCTGCAAAGGCTAAATGATCAAGCTCAGTTATTATAGGTCGCCCCTGACATTTTAGTAATGTCtgaaaagaatatatttttaatgaatattttttttatttccttgcttataatttgttttattcgGGTAGTACATTTTCGGagaatattcattattatgcactcttaattatttaattttttcaagtgacctcattttttaatttcaggGTAAAAGAAACATCAAATTTGATGGCGAGAATTTCCTTTgatatttgtaaaatactaattttgtttaattcaatatttttaaaaaaaaaatttggatACTCAAGTAAGTTAGAATCAAGTTGCTGCATTTTTGCAACGCTATCTGTTAAGCTGTTTTGAACTGCACAAAAAaggcatataaaaaagttggcatataaaatgtttatgcattgtttttatataagcACACAAATATGTACATTTGAATAACCATTGAATAGGTAAAATTCACTGGAACATGATCGAAATGCATCCCCAATCAATTTCATCGtggaaatattattagcccaaatataaatgttacttgataaaattataattttattgcattctttaatttttgaaatatctAAAGGATAACCATAAGggttgtaaaaaaaatgtctaTGTACTTTTATGTgtgtaaattaaaaaggatcatattacaattaaaaattgaGCATACTTTTcgatgtttttaaaaagctGAATAATGGGTCTATAGTAGTTTCTTTGTCATTTACTAaatcttcattatttttttgaaaataggGAGCTATACTTTCTATGCCATTCTttacattttcataattaaaTGGATCggtaaattttataatgtcTATATAGTCAATTAGgtctatataataaatataaaaaaataggtataaaaataagcacACTTGATATGTAGGTATTAATTACATATTCATGCTTTGATTTGTTTATGGGCCTACTTATACAAACCAaccatattttaatattccGTGATTCACTATTAATCAATAAATCGTGCAACGAATAAATccaatatttaaataaatattttatttctttactgttaaaattataaagtcTAGTGTCACACACGTAGagaattttcatttttttttgttaataaaatattttgccAATCccttaaaaattatggatttaaaattaaaaaaaatatgttttgtgtttatcatataaaaaatgttggTTAGCACATAGCTATATGCATGTACacacaaatatatgtatggtAATGCGTGTCAAAATTGAAAAtcggaaaaataaaaaatagaattCTATGTATGCGTAGAACGCAAATGTTGTTGCCCTTTATAttggaaataatttttatcatatccAAATAAGAATAGAAAAGTTGACGGATATGTTTACAAGTAGTTACAATGAAACATGCAAATAGCaaaccaaaaaaataataaaataaaagcatGTGCACATACATGAATATggatatgcatatttgtcgatacaaattattcaattttaatctgaggaatatttatttggtgTGTGGactaaaaacatattaattaatttttttataaatttcttCTAAGTTTTCATATGTCAATTTGTCTTTAAAGttgttatatatacctTGGCCTACAAAATGGGGAAATaaagtatatttattaaatttacaaaagtATGagcattttttcattttaatatgttatttcacaataatgtatataaaagggattaaattttttatttaactgggtcatataaattatacttATTAAAACATGCATagtcataaatatatatataactcgATTTTTCGCATTACTTATTTCGGTAAATTTTTCTTTGAGAAAAAAATCTTCGAATTCTTTCAAAGAATATCTTGTGATAAATTCCACTTCATTTGGTTGGGGTATTGTCGTAAAATCTGGGTCTATAAATGTGAtctatacaaaaaaataaaaataaaaataacggAATATAACTTatctaaataaatattgagCACACTATCAGTAATATTAAtagttaaaatataaagcggaaaaaaaaatttgaatattaCATAAGCCATAGCATAggattttatatattcataatcgCATTTAAACATTCCTAATTCGAATAACTGATCAggcttttttttaattccacTTTCTTCTTCTAATTCTTTAAGCGCATTGTCTAAATAACTTTCGCCTTTTGCTAATACACCCCCAAAtccaatattataataggATGGGCAATagtcttttatttttgatcttttatggatatatataaaatattcattttcgattttagtaaaaacataaattgaTGATGATCTATGCcacaaattatttaatcgCATATTTTTACGAGTTTGATAATtgacaaaattatttttctcatCAACGATAATTACAAGCTCATCCTTGTTATCTTCAAAGCTGGTGTTAATAGTGTCTTCCATTTTGCTCTAGCAAttgggaaaaaaaatatatatttacatccttataaaggaataaaaaaataaaatatttttatgtatatatttttttcaaaatttatgttattaCAATGTGAGggtattataaataaatatgggattgcaataatattaaaaagcatattttattattatcaaaaatatgcatattttttaatatattttattttacataatatagTTGAAAATGCTGGAATTAAAAAGGTGgctaagaaaaaaatatatagcatAACATATTTTGAGATATCGGTTTGTGCTTTTGggaatttaaaataaaaaaatgagaaCCGTATAAATTACTAGTAAAATTGTGGTGTTAAACCTAATTATGCGCAATTTTGTTCGTTCGTTTTGGTGGCCTAGCCATTTTAAGGGCcacataaaaatagaaaaatgttttcatttaaaatttgcATAAAGAATGGGTAAAATGCTTACACCAAATTTGGGGAAGGATATATTTCCCCCTTCAAAATGAGGtaccatattttataaaaatatttttgtatttatattattttttaaatttatttatgatgaaatatatttgtaaatggataattttgatttagTGTTGATAATGCAGTTTCAAAAATAtcgttaaaaaataaatgaaataaaatgaataaggTATAAAATTTTCGATGTCAAACGCGATAACGAATTGAGCACgtagtaaatataaaaatcgcaataaaaataaaaattcatggatatgtatatgtgcatatgcAATGAATGGTATACACTATTTGTGATGGGCTAATGTGtggctttattttttagtcCCAGCTAAGCTTTTTGGATTTACTTTAGTGGATATAATAGACATATTCTTTGATTTTCCATCgggtatttttattaaatggaAATGTTTATCTTCCGTTATTTTAtcaacaataaaatatcctCTTCTTTCAAATTGGAGTTTGTCTGAAACCTTAAGATTAGCTAAAGCAGGTTCAGCATATGCTACTGTTTCGAACTTACTGTTTTGATTAACACAATTAGTCCAGTcttctttattatcattttcaaatttatcaacagttattaaatgatcatattcatataaagtacatttaattaatttatcagGAATATAAGGTACccaatgtatttttttctttgtaGTTTTAAAATCACCATCAAAATTAGATAGAGCaataatttcttttattttattaacatcaACAGAATCTTTAATAATTCCATTAACAATAACATTAcctaatttaattaaagtGATTTCTTCATTGGGTCCTATCATTTGAGCATCTTCTAATtcgatataaattttttgtgtataATACATAGTACATGTACCtaaatctttattttttgcatgTAAATCTCTAGTCTTTTCAATAATTTTACCTCCTTTCAAATCAGCTAGTGTTAATATAACTCCATTATTCATATCAACAGCTGCAAATCTAGGAATATTAGGATcgataatttgtttattgaTAGACCATAATTTATCCCATTGCATTAGGTTACCAGCTTTTGAAGGTCCTTGTTCAAGTATGAATTGAAATAATGCTTCTTTTGCTAATCCTCTTCTTAATATCCCTTTTATGGTTGGCATTCTTGGATCTGTCCATCCATcaacaatattattttcgacaaaccattttaattttcttttagaCATAACAGTTCTAACAAAAGCTAACCTActaaattcatatatatatacatttcttAATTCTAATGTATGTATAAACCAATTATATTGTTCAATTCGATCACTATACTCATTAGTTCTTAATGCATGTGTTACTCCTTCAATAGAGTCAATAATTGGGCATGCAAAATCATAAGTTGGataacatttatatttaaattcatGTCTATGATGTGGTATATCAACTATACATCTATATAATACTGGATCTCtcatacatttatttttactagACATATCGATTTTTGCTctaatacaattttttttaccaaCCTCTGTTCCACTACGCATTTCTTCAAATAGTTTTAAATTCGTTTCAATCGGATTATTTCTATTTACTGATTCAATACCTTCTCCTCTTTGATTTCTCATTTCATCAACATTTGTATCATCAGCATATGCCTTacccatttttataagtttAATACAATATTCTTCTAATAATTGGAAATAATCGGAAGTATAACTTACTTGTTCATACTTAATACCTAATGTTTCTAAATCTTCCATAATagatttttcatattttacatCCTCTAAAACTGGATTTGTATCATCAAATCTTAGTAGCATTTTTCCTTTATATAGATTTGCATAGTAGTTGTTTAAAAATGCAGCTTTTATATGACCAATGTGTAAATAACCTGATGGTTCAGGTGGAAATCGAGTAACAacttttcctttttctgcattttgtaattttcCTTCATAAGATGCTGCACTTCCTTTTCCATGATCACCAGAAGATTTGTCTGCATTATTTCCGGGTCTTCTACCAGCACCTCCTGTACTAACCATTCgttcttttattttcaaatgttGAATTAATTCAGCATCGGTGGATATATGATCATGTATCAAAGATTTTATCAACTTAAACCAcctattaatatttttatattgttttggatattttaaattcgTAGTTATGCTACCactgaaatatttatgcatttcatagtatatatatatatcagaAAGTGTTAAATAATGAGAAGATAAGAATGTATTAAGATATAAATGTTTGTTAATATGCTCACAGATAGGcattatatctttttcgATATCTTTATTTCGTAAAAAATCAATCCATTCATTATATTGTGCTTGGAAAAATACATtagttattatattcttattaataatttctttataacatgtaaaatagtataaatttgtttttaataaaaaatcgaGATTTATTgcaaaaattttatcacTACTTGATACATTAATAGTATTAGGATTTTTGCTAGCTTCTTCAGATACACTGCTTCTTATAAATTCGACTTTTATATCTTCTACaacttttttatcatttataaaatttacacATACTTCTTCAATGTTTTGATCGGTAAGATTggctgtttttttttttaaattactCTGGTATATATTAAACACGGTTCTACATAAAAATGGGTAGTTCTTACCATAATAAATGTTAATTTTGCTAtcttttatcattttttattattatttttttctataattgtttttcttttttttttgatgcacataaattatatatacgaATGTATTAACACCCGAAAATTAGCATTTACTTTGGCTAGTAATGCATTACAGTTTTGCCTGCACAATGCAGGTTGTCTGttctaatattattatccaaaaagaataaaaatattatataggcttatgcataaatatttgtataaatgAGGAAAAgaatcttttaattttaacaaaCTTAATCACATAAAtcgattttattattttatttgtttcttttcGTATTTTCCTTCTTATTTAACCCtggttatttttttttactttttttttatattttattttttttttttttttcgctttttatattagcTAGTGTAAGGACTTCACAAGGGTAGCATTTATTCAAAGGATTAGAATTAATtagttttaaataatgtagaatgacgaacaaaaaaataactacAGAGAACTGAagtcataaaatatattcatataaaaataatattttatgtatatagaatattatatattaataatataggcttataaataaatatatataattattcgtatattataaaaaaaccgtgacattaattaaat
This region of Plasmodium chabaudi chabaudi strain AS genome assembly, chromosome: 13 genomic DNA includes:
- a CDS encoding nucleoside diphosphate hydrolase, putative, with translation MEDTINTSFEDNKDELVIIVDEKNNFVNYQTRKNMRLNNLWHRSSSIYVFTKIENEYFIYIHKRSKIKDYCPSYYNIGFGGVLAKGESYLDNALKELEEESGIKKKPDQLFELGMFKCDYEYIKSYAMAYITFIDPDFTTIPQPNEVEFITRYSLKEFEDFFLKEKFTEISQGIYNNFKDKLTYENLEEIYKKIN
- a CDS encoding glutamate--tRNA ligase, putative, which translates into the protein MIKDSKINIYYGKNYPFLCRTVFNIYQSNLKKKTANLTDQNIEEVCVNFINDKKVVEDIKVEFIRSSVSEEASKNPNTINVSSSDKIFAINLDFLLKTNLYYFTCYKEIINKNIITNVFFQAQYNEWIDFLRNKDIEKDIMPICEHINKHLYLNTFLSSHYLTLSDIYIYYEMHKYFSGSITTNLKYPKQYKNINRWFKLIKSLIHDHISTDAELIQHLKIKERMVSTGGAGRRPGNNADKSSGDHGKGSAASYEGKLQNAEKGKVVTRFPPEPSGYLHIGHIKAAFLNNYYANLYKGKMLLRFDDTNPVLEDVKYEKSIMEDLETLGIKYEQVSYTSDYFQLLEEYCIKLIKMGKAYADDTNVDEMRNQRGEGIESVNRNNPIETNLKLFEEMRSGTEVGKKNCIRAKIDMSSKNKCMRDPVLYRCIVDIPHHRHEFKYKCYPTYDFACPIIDSIEGVTHALRTNEYSDRIEQYNWFIHTLELRNVYIYEFSRLAFVRTVMSKRKLKWFVENNIVDGWTDPRMPTIKGILRRGLAKEALFQFILEQGPSKAGNLMQWDKLWSINKQIIDPNIPRFAAVDMNNGVILTLADLKGGKIIEKTRDLHAKNKDLGTCTMYYTQKIYIELEDAQMIGPNEEITLIKLGNVIVNGIIKDSVDVNKIKEIIALSNFDGDFKTTKKKIHWVPYIPDKLIKCTLYEYDHLITVDKFENDNKEDWTNCVNQNSKFETVAYAEPALANLKVSDKLQFERRGYFIVDKITEDKHFHLIKIPDGKSKNMSIISTKVNPKSLAGTKK